Proteins encoded in a region of the Corallococcus caeni genome:
- a CDS encoding cupin-like domain-containing protein produces the protein MNEDKSLLRPEWRQWLAENLALGVGVEEVEQVLVGAGVSLEVAREEIAAAGQHPYFQACRQVARHFGWLESLMETYSALRAQDGGRELEVREGLTPEEFFRRYYFGHRPVVLKGAMKDWPAIKKWSVPYFREHFGRVEVEVMTGRDANPEHAAQQDRHRSRMPFADFLAMVESGRRTNDYYMVPRNDNWSREGLSPLREDLRAPEGIIDPSLMADQMTLLLGPAGTVTPLHHDNMNILLGQVMGRKHVKLVPSYERHRVYPHRGTFSHVDAGAPDLVAHPLFAEATVLETVLEPGDMVFLPVGWWHWVKALDVSASVTFHHFVVPGGNTHLDAPP, from the coding sequence ATGAACGAGGACAAGTCCCTGCTGCGTCCGGAGTGGCGCCAGTGGTTGGCGGAGAACCTGGCCCTGGGGGTGGGTGTCGAGGAGGTGGAGCAGGTGCTGGTGGGAGCGGGCGTGTCCCTGGAGGTCGCGCGCGAGGAGATTGCCGCGGCGGGGCAGCACCCGTACTTCCAGGCGTGCCGGCAGGTGGCCCGGCACTTCGGGTGGCTGGAGTCGCTGATGGAGACCTACAGCGCGCTCCGGGCCCAGGACGGGGGCCGCGAGCTGGAGGTGCGCGAGGGGCTCACCCCGGAGGAGTTCTTCCGCCGCTACTACTTCGGCCACCGGCCGGTGGTGCTCAAGGGGGCGATGAAGGACTGGCCCGCGATCAAGAAGTGGTCGGTGCCGTACTTCCGCGAGCACTTCGGGCGGGTGGAGGTGGAGGTGATGACGGGGCGCGACGCCAACCCGGAGCACGCGGCCCAGCAGGACCGGCACCGCTCGCGGATGCCCTTCGCGGACTTCCTGGCGATGGTGGAGTCCGGCCGGCGGACGAACGACTACTACATGGTTCCGCGCAACGACAACTGGAGCCGCGAGGGGCTGTCCCCGCTGCGCGAGGACCTGCGCGCGCCTGAAGGCATCATCGACCCGTCGCTCATGGCGGATCAGATGACGCTGCTGCTGGGGCCCGCGGGCACCGTCACCCCGCTGCACCACGACAACATGAACATCCTGCTGGGGCAGGTGATGGGCCGGAAGCACGTGAAGCTGGTGCCGTCCTACGAGCGCCACCGGGTGTACCCGCACCGGGGCACCTTCAGCCACGTGGACGCGGGCGCGCCGGACCTGGTGGCGCACCCGCTGTTCGCGGAGGCCACGGTGCTGGAGACGGTGCTGGAGCCCGGGGACATGGTGTTCCTGCCCGTGGGCTGGTGGCACTGGGTGAAGGCGCTGGACGTGAGCGCCAGCGTCACCTTCCACCACTTCGTCGTCCCCGGCGGAAACACGCACCTGGATGCCCCCCCGTAA
- a CDS encoding CHAT domain-containing protein, translating to MLKPAKKNLWALALAIPLLAVGVAAVKPRAQPQTVPDTFWADRRAAARIEARLTHPEADRYRSRAPAGGCPVPAEPMPLGPLARMEAREDWGGIAAAYALEGEWNQAASFLERLPASPERDSDLAAVALARGDHERALRLLDGALAAKPGLTQALWNRALVFREMGLTLRASELFEQVAKRNEQGWGREAHAQALALREATLERQRQWKAAREATMALVDDPKAPLPMDAARQLPGTVRGVFYEAVRAAPSKERVLALLPLAKELDRVQGGSVLGDYVQRVAKRDFSRRSDLARQYAETLRAGQAVPEALLDRARLSGDEDIYLGALLRTRKGTLSHLKDTLERIKRLEDPWFTYVADRDQAFKEVSDGAWWKAEQRLFGALQRCRENGLSVRCLELEKRLAIFYYDMQRVTESEQHARVLWAGARQLREWELEFSALEVLSQVARSRNDLGSARAYLEEWMARGPTRSCAWPHVQLAHLHYLDLRPQDARRELDVAAACADNPMEPVFGATLAELSRSSSGAHDVEWLSRVTANALAGPVVQAGDRVYADYLEGRFHLDRDRAKGESHLRNAIKEADTLPRGDALGRESWALSYSSLAVDAGRAGEFPKVVELMAAQLGTPVPARCALAASVHAERTVLVALGPQGEVKGHYDDTRKEPFARADSSRLVPEALRKTLSSCDHVDVLAWAPVFGRTDLLPSDIAWSFRLGRAHGPRPVASAQAARRLVVAGVEAPSLLQLPRLPAWTPDAEPGSAPPNVLSGSDATPSRVLESMADATEIEIHAHGITDPSISGASLVVLSPEVNGRYALTADVVREQRLKGEPTVFLAACSAGRTTALQSTEPFSLPAAFIDSGARAVLASTVDIPDAAGRFFDGVRRRIHAGSPAAVALRDERQAWLARDGRAGWTRSVLLVEKAD from the coding sequence ATGTTGAAGCCGGCGAAGAAGAATCTCTGGGCGCTGGCGCTGGCCATCCCGCTCCTGGCGGTGGGAGTCGCGGCCGTGAAGCCCCGGGCGCAGCCGCAGACCGTTCCCGACACCTTCTGGGCGGACCGCCGGGCGGCGGCCCGCATCGAAGCCCGCCTCACGCACCCTGAAGCGGACCGCTACCGCTCGCGCGCGCCCGCGGGCGGCTGCCCGGTGCCCGCCGAGCCGATGCCCCTGGGCCCGCTCGCCCGCATGGAGGCCCGGGAGGACTGGGGTGGCATCGCGGCGGCCTATGCCCTGGAGGGCGAGTGGAACCAGGCGGCGTCCTTCCTGGAGCGCCTGCCGGCCTCGCCGGAGCGCGACAGCGACCTGGCGGCGGTGGCGCTCGCCCGGGGGGACCATGAGCGCGCGCTGCGCCTGCTGGACGGCGCGCTGGCCGCGAAGCCCGGCCTGACGCAGGCCCTGTGGAACCGCGCGCTGGTGTTCCGCGAGATGGGGCTGACGCTGCGCGCGTCGGAGCTGTTCGAACAGGTGGCGAAGCGCAACGAGCAGGGCTGGGGGCGTGAGGCCCACGCCCAGGCGCTGGCCCTGCGCGAGGCCACGCTGGAGCGCCAGCGTCAGTGGAAGGCCGCGCGCGAAGCGACGATGGCGCTGGTGGACGACCCGAAGGCGCCGCTGCCCATGGACGCGGCCCGTCAGCTCCCGGGGACGGTGCGCGGCGTCTTCTACGAGGCCGTGCGCGCCGCGCCGTCCAAGGAGCGCGTGCTGGCGCTCTTGCCCCTGGCGAAGGAGCTGGACCGGGTGCAGGGCGGCAGCGTGCTCGGGGACTACGTGCAGCGCGTGGCGAAGCGCGACTTCTCCCGCCGCTCGGACCTGGCGCGGCAGTACGCGGAGACGCTGCGCGCGGGCCAGGCCGTCCCGGAGGCGCTGCTGGACCGGGCGCGCCTGTCCGGCGACGAGGACATCTACCTGGGCGCCCTCCTGCGCACGCGCAAGGGGACCCTGTCCCACCTGAAGGACACGCTGGAGCGCATCAAGCGGCTGGAGGACCCCTGGTTCACCTACGTCGCGGACCGCGACCAGGCCTTCAAGGAGGTCTCCGACGGCGCGTGGTGGAAGGCCGAGCAGCGGCTCTTCGGGGCGCTCCAGCGCTGCCGCGAGAATGGCCTGTCGGTGCGCTGCCTGGAGCTGGAGAAGCGGCTGGCCATCTTCTATTACGACATGCAGCGCGTGACGGAGTCCGAGCAGCACGCGCGCGTGCTCTGGGCCGGCGCGCGGCAGCTGCGCGAGTGGGAGCTGGAGTTCAGCGCGCTGGAAGTGCTGAGCCAGGTGGCGCGCTCGCGCAACGACCTGGGCAGCGCCCGCGCCTATCTGGAGGAGTGGATGGCGCGCGGCCCCACGCGCAGCTGCGCCTGGCCCCACGTGCAGCTGGCGCACCTGCACTACCTGGACCTGCGGCCCCAGGACGCGCGGCGTGAGCTGGACGTCGCCGCCGCCTGCGCGGACAACCCCATGGAGCCGGTGTTCGGCGCCACGCTCGCGGAGCTGTCGCGCTCCAGCTCCGGCGCCCATGACGTGGAGTGGCTCTCCCGCGTGACGGCCAACGCGCTGGCGGGCCCGGTGGTGCAGGCCGGCGACCGCGTCTACGCGGACTATCTTGAAGGCCGCTTCCACCTGGACCGCGACCGCGCGAAGGGCGAGAGCCACCTGCGCAACGCCATCAAGGAAGCGGACACCCTGCCGCGCGGCGACGCGCTGGGGCGCGAGTCCTGGGCGCTCAGCTATTCGTCGCTCGCGGTGGACGCGGGCCGCGCCGGCGAGTTCCCCAAGGTGGTGGAGCTGATGGCCGCGCAGCTGGGCACGCCCGTGCCCGCGCGGTGCGCGCTGGCCGCCAGCGTCCACGCCGAGCGCACCGTGCTGGTGGCGCTGGGCCCCCAGGGCGAGGTGAAGGGGCACTACGACGACACGCGCAAGGAGCCCTTCGCCCGCGCGGACTCGTCCCGGCTGGTGCCGGAGGCCCTGCGCAAGACGCTCTCCAGCTGCGACCACGTGGACGTGCTCGCGTGGGCGCCCGTCTTCGGCCGCACGGACCTGCTGCCCTCCGACATCGCGTGGAGCTTCCGCCTGGGCCGCGCCCATGGCCCGCGCCCGGTCGCCAGCGCCCAGGCTGCGCGCCGGCTGGTGGTGGCCGGCGTGGAGGCCCCGTCGCTCTTGCAGCTGCCCCGGCTGCCCGCGTGGACGCCGGACGCGGAGCCGGGCAGCGCGCCGCCCAACGTGCTGTCCGGTTCGGACGCCACGCCGTCGCGCGTGCTGGAGAGCATGGCGGACGCCACGGAGATTGAAATCCACGCGCACGGCATCACCGACCCCAGCATCTCCGGCGCGTCGCTGGTGGTGCTGTCCCCGGAGGTGAACGGCCGCTACGCGCTCACCGCGGACGTGGTGCGCGAGCAGCGGCTCAAGGGCGAACCCACGGTGTTCCTGGCCGCGTGCAGCGCGGGCCGCACCACGGCGCTGCAGAGCACGGAGCCCTTCAGCCTGCCGGCGGCCTTCATCGACTCGGGCGCCCGCGCGGTGCTGGCCTCCACGGTGGACATCCCGGACGCGGCGGGCCGCTTCTTCGACGGCGTGCGCCGGCGCATCCACGCGGGCTCGCCCGCGGCCGTCGCGCTGCGCGACGAACGCCAGGCGTGGCTCGCGCGCGACGGCCGGGCCGGCTGGACACGCTCGGTGCTTCTGGTGGAGAAGGCGGACTGA
- a CDS encoding polysaccharide lyase → MKRLLQLVAAASLMPALSFAGVIWKGDFETGNTSQWTRQQAVANSRLQVVTDVVRDGRYALKATVKQGDDPINASGNRNELLYLTHETQGKEYYYKWSTLFPSNYPVHASWQVITQWHQEGCCGSPPLEFFVRGDKINLRVGGNTTPVLWQTSIDKGNWHDFVLHVKWSSDKKVGFVELWHNGQHVLPKTYGANQFGKDLNYLKMGLYRDDAIKPEGSIYHDGFTMATTLEDVMPPAPAPAPAEEPAPAPVPDDTTIPNDTTQDTTTPSPAPETPTTDAPTTPLPIVGGQTPTGTTTPVSNNPNGLPDSSESMAGGCSASGTSGTLPFAAALLMLGAATLRRRRAPARAPAPRAKR, encoded by the coding sequence TTGAAGCGACTCCTTCAGCTCGTTGCCGCGGCCTCCCTGATGCCCGCCCTGTCTTTCGCTGGCGTCATCTGGAAGGGCGACTTCGAGACCGGCAACACGTCGCAGTGGACGCGACAGCAGGCCGTTGCCAACAGCCGCTTGCAGGTCGTGACGGATGTGGTGCGTGACGGCAGGTACGCCCTCAAGGCCACGGTGAAGCAGGGCGATGATCCCATCAACGCCAGCGGCAACCGCAACGAGCTGCTCTACCTGACCCACGAGACGCAGGGGAAGGAGTACTACTACAAGTGGAGCACGCTCTTCCCGTCGAACTACCCCGTCCATGCTTCGTGGCAGGTCATCACCCAGTGGCACCAGGAGGGCTGCTGTGGCTCTCCGCCGCTGGAGTTCTTCGTGCGCGGGGACAAGATCAACCTGCGCGTGGGCGGTAACACCACGCCCGTGCTGTGGCAGACGTCCATCGACAAGGGCAACTGGCACGACTTCGTGCTGCACGTGAAGTGGTCCTCGGACAAGAAGGTCGGCTTCGTGGAGCTGTGGCACAACGGCCAGCACGTGCTGCCGAAGACCTACGGCGCCAACCAGTTCGGCAAGGACCTGAACTACCTGAAGATGGGGCTGTACCGCGACGACGCCATCAAGCCCGAAGGGTCCATCTACCACGACGGCTTCACCATGGCGACGACGCTCGAGGACGTGATGCCGCCCGCGCCCGCGCCCGCTCCGGCGGAGGAGCCCGCGCCCGCGCCCGTGCCGGATGACACGACCATCCCGAACGACACGACGCAGGACACCACCACCCCGTCCCCCGCGCCGGAGACCCCGACGACGGACGCGCCCACCACCCCGCTGCCCATCGTGGGCGGGCAGACCCCCACCGGCACCACCACGCCCGTGTCCAACAACCCCAATGGCCTGCCGGACTCGTCCGAGTCCATGGCGGGGGGCTGCAGCGCGTCCGGCACTTCCGGCACCCTGCCCTTCGCCGCCGCCCTGCTGATGCTGGGCGCCGCCACGCTGCGCCGCCGCCGGGCCCCCGCCCGCGCGCCGGCCCCGCGCGCGAAGCGCTGA
- a CDS encoding RICIN domain-containing protein, with amino-acid sequence MKRTLGLFSTATALFAGATLSVVPSLALAAPSQAEAARAHDVSPDLLSAMQRDLGLTADGAKRRLAAEAAAVRVEGTLRAQLGERFGGAWMNADGSALVVGVTTDADADAVRRAGAVPQKVKYTQAELEAVKAELDRHAETANRTVHAWYVDVMTNSVVVLAQDSALTGGTDFVAKAGVKHAAVRTVPSREEFKPVYDLRGGDAYYPGNARCSIGFPVSGGFVTAGHCGGPGTATSGFNGVAQGTVVAANWPGNDYAWVRTNGSWGSQPWVNNYAGGNVLVYGSQEAGLNASVCRSGSTTGWRCGVITQKNVTVNYSAGPVYGLTASSACAEGGDSGGSWLSGNQAQGVTSGAGGNCTSGGNTVFQPLNPILGAYGLSLTTTGSGGSGGPIIGLANKCIDVPNSNTADGTRLQLWDCNGTNAQKWTFMSDGTVRAFGKCMDVAWGSSANGTAIQLVSCNGNPAQQFILSGAGDLVNPQANKCVDVTGGNSASGTPLQLWECNGTAAQKWRR; translated from the coding sequence ATGAAGCGGACCCTCGGTCTGTTCTCCACCGCGACGGCGCTGTTCGCCGGCGCCACGTTGAGCGTCGTTCCCTCGCTGGCGCTGGCGGCCCCTTCCCAGGCGGAAGCGGCGCGCGCGCATGACGTGTCGCCGGACCTGCTCTCCGCGATGCAGCGGGACCTGGGCCTGACGGCGGACGGGGCGAAGCGGCGGCTGGCGGCGGAGGCCGCGGCGGTGCGCGTGGAGGGGACGCTGCGCGCGCAGCTGGGCGAGCGCTTTGGCGGCGCGTGGATGAACGCGGACGGCAGCGCGCTGGTGGTGGGCGTGACGACGGACGCGGACGCGGACGCCGTCCGCCGCGCGGGGGCGGTGCCGCAGAAGGTGAAGTACACGCAGGCGGAGCTGGAGGCGGTGAAGGCGGAGCTGGACCGTCACGCGGAGACGGCGAACCGCACCGTGCACGCCTGGTACGTGGACGTGATGACCAACAGCGTCGTCGTGCTGGCGCAGGACTCCGCGCTGACGGGCGGCACGGACTTCGTGGCGAAGGCGGGCGTGAAGCACGCCGCGGTGCGCACGGTGCCCTCGCGCGAGGAGTTCAAGCCGGTGTACGACCTGCGCGGCGGTGACGCGTACTACCCGGGCAACGCGCGCTGCTCCATCGGCTTCCCGGTGTCGGGCGGCTTCGTGACGGCGGGCCACTGCGGCGGGCCGGGCACGGCCACCAGCGGCTTCAACGGCGTGGCGCAGGGCACGGTGGTGGCGGCCAACTGGCCCGGCAACGACTACGCCTGGGTGCGCACCAACGGCTCCTGGGGTTCGCAGCCGTGGGTGAACAACTACGCGGGCGGCAACGTGCTGGTGTACGGGTCGCAGGAGGCGGGCCTCAACGCGTCCGTCTGTCGCTCGGGCTCCACCACCGGCTGGCGCTGCGGCGTCATCACGCAGAAGAACGTCACGGTGAACTACTCGGCGGGCCCGGTGTACGGCCTGACGGCGTCCAGCGCGTGCGCGGAGGGCGGCGACTCCGGTGGCTCGTGGCTGTCCGGCAACCAGGCGCAGGGCGTGACGTCCGGCGCGGGCGGCAACTGCACCTCCGGCGGCAACACCGTCTTCCAGCCGCTCAACCCCATCCTGGGCGCCTACGGCCTGTCGCTCACCACGACGGGCAGCGGCGGCTCCGGCGGGCCCATCATCGGCCTGGCGAACAAGTGCATCGACGTGCCGAACTCCAACACGGCCGACGGCACCCGCCTCCAGCTGTGGGACTGCAACGGCACCAACGCGCAGAAGTGGACCTTCATGTCGGACGGCACCGTGCGCGCGTTCGGCAAGTGCATGGACGTGGCCTGGGGCTCCAGCGCCAACGGCACCGCCATCCAGCTGGTGAGCTGCAACGGCAACCCGGCGCAGCAGTTCATCCTCTCCGGCGCGGGTGACCTGGTGAACCCCCAGGCCAACAAGTGCGTGGACGTGACGGGCGGCAACTCCGCCAGCGGCACCCCGCTGCAGCTGTGGGAGTGCAACGGCACCGCCGCGCAGAAGTGGCGCCGGTAG
- a CDS encoding DHA2 family efflux MFS transporter permease subunit — translation MDARRDVIQGSKAGITIAAMAAALMSVLDISIVNVALSDIRASFGTPLDQIAWVSTGYMMANVVVIPMTGWLQRRFGYRKYFTFSILLFTVASVLCGLSWNLPSLVAFRILQGMGGGAIIPTSQAILFARYPREEHGMAGALFGLGAVTGPLLGPTVGGLLIEAASWHWIFLINVPVGLFAAYMAWRSIEQPHFEASTEKVDRNGIALLAVGMACLQYVLEEGNREDWFDSRLITLLAVIAGIALITFVVHELETPSPVVDLRVFKNRSYSAATGVNFLVGTALFSGSFLFSLFCGSVMRYEALDIGLIFLKGSAIQVLLMPLIGKFGGKVDGRFLIGFGVLGVSLSLWTNGHLTTRVDEITLITPVFIRACSLGFIFVPLSVMALSNLRPEQRGNASGLFNLTRELGGSIGTAWMSSALSRSTQANVTAITSHVDVYGQVAQEQVASMTGAMAAKGVLNPTGAAYGLLSQRISAQALVRAFNANFLILAGLFVCALVLVAMLQKADPTVKVEGAH, via the coding sequence GTGGACGCACGCCGCGACGTCATCCAAGGTTCCAAGGCGGGCATCACCATCGCGGCCATGGCCGCGGCGCTGATGTCCGTGCTGGACATCTCCATCGTCAACGTGGCCCTGAGCGACATCCGCGCGAGCTTCGGCACCCCGTTGGATCAGATCGCCTGGGTGTCCACGGGCTACATGATGGCCAACGTGGTGGTCATCCCGATGACGGGCTGGCTGCAGCGCCGCTTCGGCTACCGGAAGTACTTCACGTTCTCCATCCTCCTCTTCACGGTGGCCAGCGTGCTGTGCGGCCTGTCGTGGAACCTGCCCTCGCTGGTGGCCTTCCGCATCCTCCAGGGCATGGGCGGCGGCGCCATCATCCCCACGTCCCAGGCCATCCTCTTCGCCCGCTACCCGCGCGAGGAGCACGGCATGGCGGGCGCCCTCTTCGGCCTGGGCGCCGTGACGGGCCCGCTGCTGGGGCCCACCGTGGGCGGCCTCCTCATTGAAGCGGCCAGCTGGCACTGGATCTTCCTCATCAACGTGCCGGTGGGCCTCTTCGCCGCGTACATGGCGTGGCGCTCCATCGAACAGCCCCACTTCGAAGCGTCCACGGAGAAGGTGGACCGCAACGGCATCGCGCTCCTGGCGGTGGGCATGGCGTGCCTCCAGTACGTGCTGGAGGAGGGCAACCGCGAGGACTGGTTCGACAGCCGGCTCATCACCCTGCTGGCGGTCATCGCGGGCATCGCGCTCATCACCTTCGTCGTCCACGAACTGGAGACACCCAGTCCCGTGGTGGACCTGCGCGTGTTCAAGAACCGCTCCTACTCCGCGGCCACGGGGGTGAACTTCCTCGTCGGCACGGCGCTGTTCTCCGGGTCGTTCCTCTTCAGCCTCTTCTGCGGCTCCGTCATGCGCTACGAGGCGTTGGACATCGGGCTCATCTTCCTCAAGGGCAGCGCCATCCAGGTGCTGCTGATGCCGCTCATCGGCAAGTTCGGCGGCAAGGTGGACGGCCGGTTCCTCATCGGCTTCGGCGTCCTGGGCGTGAGCCTGTCGCTGTGGACCAACGGCCACCTGACCACGCGCGTGGATGAAATCACCCTCATCACGCCGGTGTTCATCCGCGCCTGCTCGCTGGGCTTCATCTTCGTGCCGCTGTCGGTGATGGCGCTCAGCAACCTGCGCCCGGAGCAGCGGGGCAACGCGTCGGGCCTCTTCAACCTCACCCGCGAGCTGGGTGGCTCCATTGGCACCGCGTGGATGAGCAGCGCGCTCAGCCGCTCCACCCAGGCCAACGTCACCGCCATCACCTCGCACGTGGACGTCTACGGGCAGGTGGCCCAGGAGCAGGTCGCCTCGATGACGGGCGCCATGGCCGCGAAGGGCGTGCTCAACCCCACGGGCGCCGCCTACGGCCTCTTGAGCCAGCGCATCAGCGCCCAGGCGCTGGTGCGGGCCTTCAACGCGAACTTCCTCATCCTCGCCGGGCTGTTCGTCTGCGCGCTCGTCCTGGTGGCCATGCTCCAGAAGGCGGACCCCACCGTGAAGGTGGAAGGCGCGCACTGA
- a CDS encoding HlyD family secretion protein has product MTTRTAESLEAAPSIDAPVATKPAKRSRAKQVLPILVGVAVLGGGARYLLTHGHESTDDAQVEGRIANVSPRVAGQVVRVLVKDNQAVKAGDVVVELDHADLDARLEVARADVMSAEAQLSNAQAQLTLTEANAGANLRQARAGITQASSGISSSKAALEQARADVAASEARFKLAETDLGRVKQLREQGALSQSDLDTRQAAYDTARAALDQSRARLSSTEAGIQSSSGGLEAAQGKLSAAETAPVQVQAAQAALKLAEARVKQTHAAQQLAELAVSYAQVRAPVDGVISRRTVEVGQMVGPERPLMAVVPQNDIWVVANFKEDQVGEMRAGQPVDVKVDAFGSHSFKGHVDSLAGASGARFALLPPDNASGNFVKVVQRIPVLIRFDGDLKELPIKPGMSAYVTVDTGAEAQPQKTAAVDTRKAE; this is encoded by the coding sequence ATGACGACCCGTACCGCCGAATCCCTGGAAGCCGCCCCCTCCATCGACGCCCCCGTCGCCACGAAGCCCGCGAAGCGCTCCCGCGCGAAGCAGGTGCTGCCCATCCTCGTGGGCGTGGCGGTGCTGGGCGGAGGCGCGCGCTACCTGCTCACCCACGGCCACGAGTCCACCGACGACGCGCAGGTCGAAGGCCGCATCGCCAACGTGTCGCCGCGCGTGGCCGGGCAGGTGGTCCGCGTGCTCGTGAAGGACAACCAGGCGGTGAAGGCCGGCGACGTGGTGGTGGAGCTGGACCACGCGGACCTGGACGCCCGCCTGGAGGTCGCCCGCGCGGACGTGATGAGCGCGGAGGCCCAGCTGTCCAACGCCCAGGCCCAGCTCACCCTCACGGAGGCCAACGCGGGCGCCAACCTGCGCCAGGCCCGCGCCGGCATCACCCAGGCCTCCAGCGGCATCAGCTCCTCCAAGGCCGCGCTGGAGCAGGCCCGCGCGGACGTGGCAGCGTCCGAGGCGCGCTTCAAGCTGGCGGAGACGGACCTGGGCCGCGTGAAGCAGCTGCGCGAGCAGGGCGCGCTCTCCCAGTCGGACCTGGACACCCGGCAGGCCGCGTATGACACGGCCCGGGCCGCCCTGGACCAGTCCCGCGCGCGCCTGAGCTCCACCGAGGCCGGCATCCAGAGCTCCTCCGGTGGCCTGGAGGCCGCGCAGGGCAAGCTGTCCGCCGCGGAGACGGCCCCCGTGCAGGTGCAGGCCGCGCAGGCCGCGCTGAAGCTGGCCGAGGCCCGCGTCAAGCAGACCCACGCCGCGCAGCAGCTCGCGGAGCTCGCCGTGTCCTACGCGCAGGTGCGCGCCCCGGTGGACGGCGTCATCAGCCGCCGCACCGTGGAGGTGGGGCAGATGGTGGGCCCGGAGCGCCCGCTGATGGCCGTCGTCCCGCAGAACGACATCTGGGTCGTCGCCAACTTCAAGGAGGACCAGGTCGGTGAGATGCGCGCGGGCCAGCCGGTGGACGTGAAGGTGGACGCCTTCGGCAGCCACTCCTTCAAGGGCCACGTGGACAGCCTCGCGGGCGCCAGCGGCGCGCGCTTCGCCCTGCTGCCTCCCGACAACGCGTCCGGCAACTTCGTGAAGGTCGTGCAGCGCATCCCGGTGCTCATCCGCTTCGACGGCGACCTGAAGGAGCTGCCCATCAAGCCCGGCATGAGCGCCTACGTCACCGTGGACACGGGCGCGGAAGCGCAGCCGCAGAAGACCGCGGCGGTGGACACCCGGAAGGCGGAGTAA
- a CDS encoding MarR family winged helix-turn-helix transcriptional regulator yields MKLVPRYERLKQMAKRFPALDPSAIETCLTMLRLSNELTEAYEAHFARHGVSHGRFVVLVQLFAAEDAGETLRPAELAELSRCSRATITGLLDTLEKDGFISRTDHPEDRRMYSVHLTSKGREFILGMMPDHYRRIAALMAPLSLDERDTLRDLLAKVSSGIPALRDP; encoded by the coding sequence ATGAAGCTCGTGCCCCGGTACGAGCGGCTGAAGCAGATGGCCAAACGGTTTCCCGCGCTCGACCCGAGCGCCATCGAGACCTGCCTGACGATGCTCCGCCTCTCCAATGAGCTGACCGAAGCCTATGAGGCGCACTTCGCGCGACACGGGGTGTCCCACGGACGCTTCGTCGTGCTGGTGCAGCTCTTCGCGGCGGAGGACGCGGGGGAGACGCTGCGCCCCGCGGAGCTCGCGGAGCTGTCGCGGTGCAGCCGCGCGACCATCACGGGGCTCCTGGACACGCTGGAGAAGGACGGCTTCATCTCCCGCACGGACCACCCGGAGGACCGGCGCATGTACTCCGTGCACCTCACGTCCAAGGGCCGCGAGTTCATCCTGGGCATGATGCCCGACCACTACCGCCGCATCGCCGCGCTCATGGCTCCCTTGAGCCTGGATGAGCGGGACACGCTCCGCGACCTGCTCGCCAAGGTGTCCTCCGGCATCCCCGCCCTGCGGGACCCCTGA
- a CDS encoding glycerophosphodiester phosphodiesterase family protein, producing MALSPRWFPRRAFAVLLACLACACTRTGRTSRTPADDPTVRLMDTLRAHARGRAPVCAPDARLLQPGGGIDLERLHASGHPVIVWTVNDVPTMQALLRRGVDGIISDRPDLLARAVRDFDANGDGTSGDLLDADGLIDPKRFDAQGHRGARGLRPENTLPAFEAALDFHMTTLELDTVLTADGVPVLSHDPDLSPAKCRHADGSPLPAPVPIATLTVARLQTAFVCDRLLADRPEQTNDRARSPEAVAFSARAGLPDPYSVPTLRQLFAFAADQADAAHEARDPLRARNARRVRFNVELKRPSPKTDVAPAHGGAVAQVIQDAGLVQRADVQSFDLRAVRSMQEHHPGPRAVLLLQTPPTAADARAAE from the coding sequence ATGGCCTTGTCCCCCCGGTGGTTCCCGCGCCGCGCCTTCGCGGTGCTCCTCGCGTGCCTCGCCTGCGCCTGCACGCGGACCGGCCGGACCTCCCGCACGCCAGCGGACGACCCCACGGTTCGTCTCATGGACACCCTGCGTGCACACGCTCGCGGCAGGGCCCCCGTCTGCGCCCCGGACGCCCGGCTGCTCCAGCCTGGAGGCGGCATCGACCTGGAGCGCCTCCACGCCTCGGGTCATCCCGTCATCGTCTGGACCGTGAACGACGTGCCCACGATGCAGGCCCTGCTCCGGCGCGGCGTGGACGGCATCATCAGCGACCGGCCGGACCTCCTCGCGCGGGCGGTGCGCGACTTCGACGCCAACGGGGACGGCACCTCCGGGGACCTGCTGGACGCGGACGGGCTCATCGACCCGAAGCGCTTCGATGCGCAGGGCCACCGGGGCGCGCGGGGCCTGCGGCCGGAGAACACGCTGCCCGCCTTCGAGGCCGCGCTCGACTTCCACATGACCACGCTGGAGCTGGACACCGTCCTCACCGCCGACGGCGTCCCCGTGCTCTCCCACGACCCGGACCTGTCCCCGGCGAAGTGCCGCCACGCGGATGGAAGCCCGCTCCCGGCTCCCGTCCCCATCGCGACCCTCACCGTCGCGCGGCTCCAGACCGCCTTCGTCTGTGACCGGCTCCTCGCGGACCGCCCGGAGCAGACGAACGACCGCGCCCGCTCGCCCGAAGCCGTCGCGTTCTCCGCCCGCGCCGGACTTCCGGACCCCTACAGCGTCCCCACGCTGCGCCAGCTGTTCGCCTTCGCGGCGGACCAGGCGGACGCCGCGCACGAAGCCCGCGACCCGCTCCGCGCCCGGAACGCCCGGCGCGTCCGGTTCAATGTGGAGCTCAAACGGCCATCGCCGAAGACAGACGTCGCTCCAGCCCACGGCGGCGCGGTCGCCCAGGTCATCCAGGACGCGGGGCTCGTTCAACGGGCGGACGTGCAGTCCTTCGACCTGCGCGCCGTGCGCTCCATGCAGGAACATCATCCCGGACCGCGCGCTGTTCTCCTCCTGCAGACGCCTCCCACGGCCGCGGACGCGCGGGCTGCCGAGTAG